The DNA region GCGCCGAGATGGACGAGGTCATCTGATGTCCATCGTCGTCAGGATCGACGTCGAGCTCGCGAAGCGGAAGCTCAGCGTCGGCGATTTCGCGGAGCAGATCGGCCTCACCCCCGCCAACGTCGCGGTGCTGAAGAACGGGCGCGCCAAGGCGGTGCGGTTCTCGACCCTGGAGGCGATGTGTCGGGTGCTGGAGTGCCAGCC from Microlunatus phosphovorus NM-1 includes:
- a CDS encoding helix-turn-helix domain-containing protein, producing the protein MSIVVRIDVELAKRKLSVGDFAEQIGLTPANVAVLKNGRAKAVRFSTLEAMCRVLECQPGDLLEYVEED